The DNA segment TCAGTGGAAGAATCTATTAATAAGCAATATGACACAGAGAATGTGAGTCTTTTACAATCTATTCAATAATTAGCTTTGTGGAGGCCGTGCGACTAGCTTTATAAAATACTTTTGGTATGGCCTCTTTTTTTTTATTCTATTAATATTCTGATAACCTTTTTGTTATTGCATTATATTTAAAAATGTACAGAAATATCATCAAGTTTTTAGGTTTTACCCTTGGTATGATAGAAATAAATTACCTATATTTGCAGCGCATTTGAGGAAAATGGTTCTTGAATAGCAAGTAAATGATGGATCTGTAGCATAACTGGATAGTGCACTGCGTTACGGCCGCAGAGGTTAGGGGTTCGAATCCCTTCAGATTCACACAAATAAAATTACTATTGTGGTAATACATGATGGACCTGTAGCATAACTGGATAGTGCACTGCGTTACGGCCGCAGAGGTTAGGGGTTCGAATCCCTTCAGGTTCACTTTATTTTATTATAAAAAAGCGCTTAGGACAGAAGTTTTAGGCGCTTTTTTTTTTGCATTTTTTGCGCGGTGAGTTTTGGGTATTTTTATACCTTTGGGTTTATTTTATTTAATTTCTTGTACCAGAATTAATGATACAAAAGACTTTTCTGCTTCTGATTATTTCCTTTTATAGCATGGTTGCTATACCAGCTGGTAACTTGTTGGAACTTTCGCAAAAGCTAACCATTTCTGATGGTTTGGCGCATAATGGTGTAACTTGCATACTTGAAGATTCGAAGGGATATTTATGGATTGGAACTTATGATGGAATTAATGTGTATAATGGTTATGAGTTAATTACCTATAAAAATACCATATATAACCAAGTGTTGGCGAGCAACCGAGTTCGTTCTTTAGCTGAGGATAGCAAGGGTAATATTTGGATTGGTACGGATGAGGGAGTTTCCATTTACGATTATGAAACAGAAAGATTTAGTGTTGTTTATTCGCAAAAGACAGCAGATAAAAATAAGAATAGTCCGATCGTTCGAAAGATAGTAGTAAGTAAAGATGGTGCGTATATATTTTGTCTGACTCAATACGAAGGTATCTTAGTATTTGACAAGCAGAATCAATTAATAACGAAATGTATGCCGGAAGGGAGATATAATGACCTGATCTTTTTTGATGGAGTAGAGTTGGATAGTTCCAATTATATTTTTACCACCACTGCTGGTCTCTTTAGTTTTCAATTAGAATCGTTTTCTTTCAAGTTTGAAATTCCACATGACAACGGTATTTCCAATGCGAGTATTTTATTGGTTGGAAATAACATATTGGCAACCAGAAATAGAGGTGTTTCTATTGTTGATTGGAAAAAGGAAAATGGACAATATGCTTTTCGTCTTAAAACAATAAAATATGAGAATGAACAGTTAAACAGTATCTCTATCGATAAATTGGGAAATCTTTGGGTAGGAACTAACTTTAAGGGTGTTGTTCGTATTAAAAATGCCAATGCCTTTATTTTAGGGGAACCATATGAAGAAAATAGATATAGTAGTGAAAGAGATAATCTTATAACCAGCTCGGTGCGTGCTGATATTTCCAGTGGTTGTTGGGTTACTACTTTTAATAGAGGGGTGTATCGTTTTGATATAGAGGATAATCCTTTTAAAAGTTTCGACAAAGATCAAGGTGAGATGTACAATCTTTACGATAACAGTGTATCGCATATTGCTGTCTGGGATCAGGATAGAGTGTTTTTAAGTGCACCACGAGGAGGTTTTGGTCTTTTTAATACAAAAACAGGCCGTTTGGAGCCATTACCTTTTGAAGTACCTGACGGGATTGGTTACTTTTCTTCAGTTTTTGTAGATAGCAGAAAAGATATATGGTTAAAAGTTACCGGAGGTCTTGGCTTGTGTAGGATTCGTTATGGAGATCGCAAATTAAGTTTAGTTGGAGAACGTGAATACGGAATTGACAAAGATATAAGGCCTCGAACCATCAGTGAAGATCAGTTTGGTAATATTTGGATGGGTGGAGAAAGTGGTGTTTACAAAATATCGGTGGGTGACAATGGCTCAATTCTTAATGTAGAGGAGTTGAACCAGCATCTTTTTTTTCAGCAAACTCCCATTTATTTGGTGCGCTGTATATATGTGGATCCTCTTCATAATTATATTTGGATAGGTACAGATTCGGACGGTCTGATTAGAATTGATAACCAGAAGAGTGTCCCTATTACAGAGCTGGAAATTCATCGTTCATTGCGTGATAAGAATAAAGAGTTTTCCATATCTAGTAACTTTGTAAGTACAATTGTTCGTTTACCGAATGATGATTTGTGGATAGGAACCGAAAGAGGAGGTATTTGTAAGGTTTTTGATTATGATAAAGATCCTAAGTTTATTGCCTTCACCGAAAAAGATGGCTTATCTAATAATGTGGTGAAACGTATCTTTTACGATCATGAATATAATCTCTGGGTTGCGACAAATGTAGGTCTGAATAAATTTTTTGTCAAAGATCATCATTTTAGGAGTTTTTATGAATCTGACGGACTCCCTTTTGAAGATTTTTGGTATTCCTTTGGGAAACTCAACAATGGAAACGTGGTGTTGTCTGGTATGAAGGGGATATGTTATTTTAAGCCAGAAGATATTATCGATGATGAGAGTTTGCCTCGACTTGAGTTTTCTAAACTTCGTGTATTTAACCAAGTAGTTGCACCTGGAGATACTATAAACAATAGAGTATTACTCAAAAAGCGGTTGAATAGTACATCAGAAATTGAACTTAAACATAATGAAAATGTATTTTCCTTGGAGGTAAATTCATTACATTTTTCATCACCTGATAATCATTATATCAAGTATCAACTTTCTCCTGTTAATAAGGAGTGGATACAGGTTAAGTCTGGGCAGAGAGTTATTTCGTATAGTGGTCTTCAACATGGAGAATACATACTGAGGGTGATGGCTTCCAACTCATTGCACGAGTGGACTGCCCCCAAAGAATTGCATATTGTTGTTAAACCACCCATTTGGCAAACGATGCAGGCTTATGTTTTATATATGTTTTTTATTGCATTGATTATTTTTGTTGTGATGTACTTTGTGTTAAAGCTGCAATCGTTGAAACATAATTTGCATATCGAGCACCTCGAAAAAGATAAGCAAAAGGAAATCAATGTTGCTAAACTTCGTTTTTTCTCTAATATCTCACATGAAATTAAAACCCCATTAACTTTAATATCTGGTCCCATAAACATTTTAGCGGAACGCTTTCATGCCAATAGTGATGTAAGTGATAAGCTTAAGATCGTGCAGCGACAATCTAAAAAGATAAGCCGTTTAGTAGATCAAGTGCATGATTTTCAGCGATTGGAAGCTAATTTGTTAAAAATGGACATCACCCAATTTTGTTTTGATGATTTTATTAATGAACTAAAAACTGATTTTGAATTCTTAGCCCGTTCAGAAAAGAAAGTGTTTAGTGTACAAGGGGAAGATGCCACGATTTATGTTTCGGCAGATAGAGACAAATTAGAAAAGATATTTAATAACATCATTAATTCTACTTTAACAGATTTATTGCTTTGAATAACAGAGGTCTATGTCACGCTGTCGCTTTTCATGTCGCTGCTGCAGTTTTTCCAGCATCCGTTCATCGGTCATTTCACGATAAAATTTGTATACCATAAAATCCATAATGTCTCTTGCCGACAACAATGGGACTTCGTCTTGATTCAATAGTTTTTCTTTCAGCATAAAGCTGCCCACCATTAAGTTGAGGGCTACTTGGTGATGCCATGACAGCCATTTGCGGGTTTGGAACTGATCCAAGCCTACTATCTGTTTTTGCTCTTTGAAGCTATGCTCAATGAAAAAGCGTTGTGCCTGCATGTATGCCAGCGCCTGATGCGTGTATTGAGCAAGTTCTGCGTTAGTGAACGAATATTTTATTTCTACTCCCTGCTTTGTCTTTCTTTTCGAAATGACCAGCAACCGTTTCTCAACAATGTTCTGAACCTTATCCCAAATGTAAACTGTCTTAAAATGGAACAATCCCTTCAGCTTTCCCTTGGCAGAATCACGAATGTCAAGCTTTTTCCAGTCCTTGTTTGTAAGCGTTTCTATATATTCGTTAGCGTTTACCGATGGGGTGCTTGCCTTCGGCCTTTTGGGTGGGCGCCCACGATTGCTCTTTCGCTCTGGAATATGTAGTTCTGGTTTTTCAAGGTGGATTTTTTGATCGCTATGAATGTCAAGCATGTACACCAAACCCATATCCTCAACCGAACGGGTAAACGCAAGGTCATTGCCATAAAGTCCATCCCCCCCAACGTAATCGAACTCGATACCCATTTCCAGTTGGTGCTTCACAATATCTGTAGCCAGCTCCGGTTTTGTCTTGAAAACCCTGTCCTCTTTGGGGATGCCAGCAGTTTCACACCTGGCGTTGTTAGTACACCATGACCTTGGAAGGTACAGTCTCGTGTCGACCAACGCTGCATATTTGTCCGTGCACAAGCAACCAAAAACTGCAACCTGCGAGTTTGCAGTCTTCCCAACGTTCCCGCAATACTGGTGATCAACACCAATGCTTTTGTCACCTTTTTTCACCCATCCGCTTTCGTCTATGAGTAATCCTTTTAATTTTTGGTTTGGGAGTGATTGGTCTACCTGATTTGCTATTTGGTCGATGACAGCTCTTGCATCCCAATTGGATTCGGTGATAAAATGCTGCATCTTATGGTAGTCTGCGTTTAATGTCTCAGTGATGCGTTCGATGTTTTTCAAATCGCTTAAAGCTAGACCTTCGACGTATTGAGTAGCTTTGTCGAAGTTGGATTTTGTTCTATTTTTAAAATGGTGCTGAAATTCAGATAAATACACTTCAAGTCGGTTGTTGACCGCTAGCAGTGTTTTACCATTATTCGTATATTTTTTTAAGTTTTTCGCCCGTTACCCATTGCAAACTTGAGTTTTGTTCTTTGTTTCAATTGCAATATACTAATTTACTGTTTATTACGAAAGAAAAACAATACTAAATTATCGTTTTTTCAGTGATCATTTTAATCTGTTAAAGTAGAATTAATAATGCTTTTAAATATACTAAAGTTAATAGTTCTATTTCTATAAACTATAAAAGAATAGGTAAAGACTTGTTTGTGAGCTTTACAGACACAGGTAAGGGCATAGACTCTGAGGATTTACCCCATATTTTTGAGCGTTTCTATCAATCAAAGAAAAAACACAGTGCTTATACGGGAGGTTCTGGTATTGGCTTAGCATTCACCAAACGATTGGTTGAGATGCATTATGGCGATATATGGGTCACGAGTACCTTGGGGCAGGGAAGTACATTTGAGCTTCGTTTACCTGTTGTTGTGGAAGAATCATGTTTAAGCAATGAAGAACATGAAGAGATTTTGAAGGTAGAGAAAGAACAGGAACAAAAATCATTGGAGCTTCAAAATATAGATGTTCACCATATTAAGTCCAATGTCGATTTTAGTGGGGCGTCGGTATATTTTGTCGAGGACAGTACTGAGATGCGAAACTTTGTGTGTGGCGTGTTGCAGGCATTTTTTAAGGTGAAATCTTTTGTTAATGGACAGGAGTGTTTGGATGCAATGAAGGAAGAGTGGCCTGATATTGTGATTAGTGACGTGCTGATGCCTGAAATGAACGGATTTGATTTATGCAAGAATATAAAAGCTGATATTAAAACCAGTCATATTCCTGTCATCTTATTGACAGCTTGTACCACTATTGATGATCAGATTCAAGGACTTCAGTTAGGTGCTGATGCTTATATCAGAAAGCCATTTGATGTACAACACTTGATTACGCGTACCGAAACATTGTTAAAAGGGCGTCAACAATTAAGGGAAAGATATAGTATTGACCTGCCATTAACACAGCGCAAAGAAGATAGCAGTGCTAAGGACAATGCATTTCTTGAAAAACTCTATCAATTAATGGAGCAAAATCTAGATAACCAGGAATTAGATCTGGATCTGTTTGCCAAAGAGTTGTATCTCAATCGAACACATTTCTTTCAAAAAGTAAAAGCTATTACTAATCAAACACCTTACGAACTGTTAAAAAATTATCGTATTAAAAAGGCTGCTGAGTTTCTAGGACAGGAAAAGGTATCTGTTAACGAAGCTTTTGCTATGACAGGTTTTAAAAGTCGTGCACATTTTAATAAGTTATTTAAAGAAAAGTACCAGGTGACGCCGGGCAAATATGCCACCGAGATGAAAAATAAGTACACTGGTAATTCCAGTGAATGAGTAATTCTTGTTTAATTAAATTTCTAACTATTAATAAATAGGCTGCAGGGAAGGTCAGAGTAATTGCCCAGTAGTTGGTGTTGGTAAAAAGCTATGGATCCGGAAATTTATTAGAAAAACATAGATCACTCTAAAGCGATTGGTGTTTTTAAATTACAAGCGTTGAGAAATTTCCATCTTAGGGTGCGTTATGCCTCGTCACAGAAAAGCCTCCTTTTAGTACGCTCATCTTTTAGTTCCCTCTTTTATATTCTATCCGTTTATTCTAACTCTGCCTAGGTTAAGATATCATTTTTAATAGCTAATTCTTTCTATAAAAGCATATAATTTACGCTCAGGTACATTTACTGAACGCATACGGATAGTGTATGTATGTGTTTTTAGTTCATTTGTTTCAAGCCTTTGGATAACCTCTTTTACGTAAAAGGGGTAGTTGTTTAAAGCAAAATGAAGATAGGATATATTTCAAGGTGAGAAAATCTATATCGATGAGGGATGTATGCAAATCTTAAAATAAACCTATTTGACTAAGAATGGATTAGCAGGAATAAAAACAGACAAATTATTAAGAATGAAGAATATGAAGAACGTATGCATTATAGTTATTAATATTATATGGCTAAGTTTTGTTTCCTTAAGAGCAGAAACAGTTATCAGGTTACAACCTTCGTCAGAGGATATGACTAGTATTGTCCGTAAAGCCATAGATAGTGCGGTAGATAAAGACATTAAAATCATATTTGAGAAAGGAACCTATTATTTTAAGCCAGATTATGCTAGTGATAAATATTGTTTTATCACGAATCATGAGAATGGTCTTAAGAAAGTTATTTTTCCCATTGAAAATTTTGACTCAGTGGATATTCAAGGGAATGGGGCTTCATTAATATTTCATGGAAGGGTATTGCCCTTTATGTTTAGTAATTGTAAAAGGATTGATATGAAAAACCTTTCTGTCGACTGGGAAACCCCTTTTACCTTTCAAGGTGAAGTAATGGCAGTAAATAAAGAGGAAGGATGGCGTGATATAAAACCCTCCACAGAAGGTTTTTCTTGGGAATTAAAAAATGGTCGTATTTTCTTTCCAAACATTGATGGATTTCATTTTTCGAGTCTTGGAAGTACACTTTCTTTTGATCCTGAAACCGGTGATGTTGCACATGGTGCTTGGGATTTGAGTAGCAGACCCAGTAAGGTAGAAATGCGTCCGGGTGGTATTATACGTTTCTATGAGAAATTAAAGCATTACCCTAAGGTTGGTATGATTCTTAATTCTAAAGGTCCCAAAGGCGAGAATCGCTATGCTCCTGCTGTTCATGTGCTTTCATCTAAGAATATAACCTTGGATAGTGTAATTGTTCACCATGCCTTGGGTATGGGTTTTTTAATGGAGAAAACAGAAAATGCAAGCTTATTGAATTGTGGGGTTTATGTGGCTAAAGATTCTAAGCGTGTTGTTTCTACCATTGCCGATGCTACTCATTTTTGTAATTGTAAAGGTAAGATACTGGTTCAAGACTGTCGTTTGGAAAGTATGCTCGATGATGGTACCAATGTGCATGGTACTTATGTGGTTGTTGATGAGGTGTTGGACGATTATACCTTACGTTATGGTTTAGAGCATTTTCAACAATTGGGCTTCGATTTTGCCAGTCGTGGCGATCAAATGTGGTTTATTCATCAACCAAATCCTGAACGTGGAATTATTAACCGAGTAAGTGAGGTGAATACCATTAATGACAAGTATACTGTATTAAGATTTAAGGATAAGTTGCCTAAGAACTTAAAGAAAGGTGATATACTTGAAAATAAAACATGGAATCCAACATTTGTGATGAGAGGATGTAGTATTCAGCATCATAGAGCACGTAATATTGTGATTAAAACACCTGAGAAAATTGTAATTGAGAACAATACTTTGTCGTCAATGATGTCTTCCATACTATTTAGAGGTGAGAGTTATTATTGGTTTGAATCGGGTGCTGTAAAAGATGTTTTAATACGTAATAATGAGTTTAAGTATTGTGCGTATAGTGGGTCGGAACATGCAGTAATGTATGTGACACCACGTTTAGGAAAGAATTTTGATTCGAATATTATTTACGATCGTAATATACGATTTGAGAATAATAAAATAGAAACCTTTGATAATCGTATTGTTATAGCTGACAGGGTGGATGGGTTAATGATTAAGGATAATGTTATTGAAAAGGTAAAATCTCATCCTCAACTACATCCTAATGCACCTCTATTTGAACTTATTAATTGTAAAAATATTGTCATTACAGGTAATAAGTACAAAGGTACATACCCTATTGCTTTTAAAGCTGATGAGAAGAGTAGTTCGAGTCTGACGGTGAAAAACAATTTGGGATTTGGTAAGGATTAAAAGAATGTACCTTGGTGTGATTTACATTTTTTTATCTCTAAGTAATGATATTGAACGCTAGAGAACACATGATATCAGTCTTTTCTTTATCTATGTTTTGAAGAAATAAAACATAGTATTGCATCTTCCACATAGGGAGATGTCTTTGGGGCGAGTTCCATATCATCTTTGAAAGGAAAAATATAAACATATAAAAAATATTCATAATATTAATTTGTTATAAATGAAAAATATTCTATTTAGCGCAATGTTATCGGTTTGCATGATTTTTAGCATTGCCCACTCAAGCAAAGCTCAACAAAGACCTAATATTGTAGTGCTTTTTGTTGATGATTTAGGTTGGGCTGATTTAGGTTACCGCAACTCTTTATTTGAAACGCCTAATATTGATCAGTTATCAGAGGATGGACTGGACTTTGAAAGAGCATATATTGCATCTCCTTCGTGTAGTCCCAGTAGAGCATCCATCTTAACAGGTAAAGAACCTGTTAGAATTGGTATGGTTAGGCATATTATTGAGGAGGATAATAAAATGGCTTATTTGAAAGAAGGATATAATATGTGGCGCAAAGATCCTGTTCAAATGCCATCAATTAATCATTTGCCATTGGAGGAAATTACCTATGCCGAAAGGTTAAAGGAATTTGGTTATTATAATATGTTTATTGGAAAATGGCATTCTGGTACCGATAAATATCACCCCATTCATCAAGGTTTTGATGCCCAGTATGGAACCAGTAATTATGGTCATCCCAAAGGGTATTATCAGCCTTTCTTTGGCAAAGGAAATCCTTTGAGTAATATTGGAGATGATCAGTATCTAACAGATGTCTTAACGGATGAAGCTGAGCGTTTTATTAGTAGTTATCATAAAAATAAGCCTTTCATGCTTAACCTCTGGTATTATAATGTGCATGGACCTCATCATGGACGTAAAGATTTGGTTGATAAGTATAAAGCTAAAGGAATGGATTCGAAATACGCAGAATATGGCGCCATGGTGGAAGCTATGGATGAATCTGTAGGGCGCGTAAGGGCTGCTCTTGAAAAAAAAGGGATCGCGGATAATACGGTTATATTATTTACCTCTGATCAAGGTGGTTATTTTACAAATTATCCTTTGCGTGGAAAGAAAAATGGAGGATATACTTTAAATGAAGGTGGTGCTCGGGTACCATTTATAATGTACTATCCTGGTTTAACTAAGCCTGGCACCAAATGTCATATTCCTATACAAACTTTAGATGTATATCCAACGCTGGTAGAAATAGCTTCAGGGAAAGACCAAAAAGACAAACAAATAAATGGGGTGAGTCTGATGCCTTTGCTTAAAGGTGAGGCGTTAAATAAACGAGCATTGTATTTCCTTAGATCATATGAAGATCAGTATTCAGCTATTATTGAGGGCGATTGGAAGCTGATTAAATATCACAGTGGCAATGTGCAATTGTATAATGTAAAAGAGGATATGGGAGAAGTGAGCAACTTGGTTTTTGTTTATCCAAAAAAAACCAAGGAACTTAAAAAGAAATTGGATGCTTGGGAGGTAGAAGCTGTGCCTGATTTTACTAATTCTTTGAGTAACTAAATGATGGAAAGGCATTCGTGTTTGATGCTTTTTTGTTGATAGGTAGTGGCTGCAAGAAAACCACTGTTTTTTCTGTCTTTGATAAGAAAGCTTCAAAGACAAGGCTTTCGATATTTTTGAAACCAAGGAGTTTACAGGTTGTAAATGACTGTTTCAAAAATGAGAATAACGCAGTATTTGGAGTTTTCTTGCAAAGACTAGGTACAAGAATAATTTTATTTGAAAGATAAATTTAATCATATGAAAAAGATATTTATCGTCTATATATTATGTATAGCCGCTACGCTATCCTTTGCGCAGGATAAACCAAATATTATTTGGATCATGGCAGAGGATATGAGCTTAGATTTGGAATGTTATGGAATGAAGGCGGTGAAAACGCCTCATTTGAACCAATTGGCTAGTGAGGGGATTCGCTTTGACAATTGTTTTGTTACAAATCCTATTTGTTCACCCAGTCGATCTGCTATGATGACGGGTACCAATCAGGTGAAGATCAATGCGCATCATCATCGAAGTAATCGAGATGTTCCATTGTCTGAGCCCTACAAGCCCTTTACTTATTGGCTTCGTAAAGCTGGATATACATGTATTCTTGGTCATCATGGAGTGATGAAGAAGGGACGGAAAATCGACGTGAACTTTCAACATACGGCCATAGGATCCTGGGACGGTAAGCAGAATTTTGGATTGTTTGATAAGTATGATACAATAATGACAGCAGATCAACCTTTTTTTGCTCAAATTCAGTTGGTAGTGACCCATCGGGGTGATTGGTGGAATGAGGTTCGTCAACAGTCTTTTCATAGGGTAGATCCAAATGAGGTTGAATTACCCAAGTACTTGGCTGATGATCCGGTCATTAGAATGGATTGGGCAAAATATCTCGATCAAGTGGAATATATGGATGGCGAGGTTGGTATGATCATGGAAGAGCTGAAAGAAAAGAACTTACTGGATAATACTTTGGTTATTTTTATTGGTGATAATGGACGCTGTAATATTCGGGGAAAGGGTTATTTATATGATTCAGGTTTACGTATCCCATGCATCATGTATTATCCAACAGCTTTAAAAGGAGGAGCTGTGCGTAAAGATGTAGTATGTGCTACGGATATTACTGCCACTATTTTAGATTTTGCAGGTATTGAAGTGCCTTCATATATGACAGGCAAGGCCATTTTTGATAAGCATTTCAGACGAGAGTATGTTTATTCGGCACGAGATCTTTGGGATGAAGTGGAAGAAAAAATGCGTTCTGTGACCTCTGGGAAATGGAAATATATAAGGAATGACATGCCTGAAAAACCTTGGGATGCTCATCAGGCTTATCTTGAATTTTATCGCCCGGCAGTGCATGTGATGCGATCACTAAAAAATGAAGGTAAGTTGAATGAGAAAGAATCTTTGTTTTTTGCTGATAATAAGCCTGTGGAGGAGCTGTATGACTTGGAGAATGATCCGCAGGAATTACATAACCTAGCATTAGAAGTATCTTATTCTGCTGTACTTGAAAAATTAAGGAAGATAACGGCAAGGTATGATAAAAAAATGTTGTCTGTGGATCATACATATCATCCTATTGTCCCAAACAGTGTTGATGTGCTGAAATGGGTACAAGCCAATAAACCTTTGCAGTATGAAGAAATGCAAAAAGGGGTTGAGATCGGTTTTAAAAAAATGAGTGAGGAATATAAAGCTTACAAAAAACATACAAAATAGACTTTTAAGATCTGAATAACTCAGAAGAACGTTGTTTTTTACTAAGTAGTTATAGAAAGGTGAGGTTTATTTAATCATTAGATAAATAAGAGACATATGATAAGGAATTTATTATTTGAGCTTTTTGCTTTTGTTATATTTGCTATTATTGTTCAACCGTTAGGTGCACAATATATAAGTTACGATTTCGATGACACAGAGAAAGATTGGGCAACTGATACTCATTCACTTTGGAGTATTTCTGATGCGAAGTCTGTATCGGGTGATTATAGTTTAGCGTATGCTACACCCAATAAAGGTGATTATTCTATTTCGCCAATTACGTGTATAGATACTAAGAGTCATACTATTATGAAAGTTCGTGTGGCTAAGAATCAAGATCGACAAATTATTGTGGGTTCTGATTATGATGGTATACTCTTAGGGGTGGATTATAGTGGAGCAATTTTATGGGAATGTGCAACAGGACACGGAACCATGAATCATGATCTTTGGTGTGCAGATATTACCGGGGACGGGGTGGATGAAATACTAGCCGCTAATGCCAATGGTAGCGTGTACTGCTTGAACATTGATGGTAAGATACTGTGGGAGTTTAAACCATTTGACAGCAGTCACTTGACACCGATGTATGCAATTACAGTCGTAAAAGATAAGTCCTTAACGCCGTATGTTGTTTGTGGCGGTTTTGATACCAATATTTACTACCTAACTAAAACAGGTTCTCTTATTAAGGTTCTTCCAAGTAAGAAATATTCAAAGGTAAAGGCATGGGGAGATCAAAAACCAGATAATTTTGTTAGTAATGCAAATTTTTTAAGGCCAATTCATCTAAAAGATGGTTCTGACCTGTTGCTTGTCCATGCTTCTAATAATCATATGCAATCCAAAGGGCATTTGTATCTGTTTGAACCATTGGCAGAAAAAACTTATCACGAAATACTGGATCTTAAAACGTCTGATTGTATTGGTGATTTAAGAGTTGTGGATCCCACTGGTAATGGTCAACAGGAAATCTTATACGGCACTTCTACATTAAATAGTAATTCGTACAATAGAGTTGTATTTAGTGACGATTCGTATACCTTAAGTACTGTTTCTAGGAATGATATTCAAAAGCGAAATACGGGTGTAACCTCCTATCGTGTTAATCAGCCGTTTGTTGTAAATAGGCAAGAAGGAGGCTATGATTATATGGTGTTATCGAGTAATCAGTTACTATCTTTTCCACAAAGTGGTGAAGATGTGGTTACAGAGAGGTTGTCAGGGATTTATGCTTACAATGATATTTGGCCAATGGATCATGGACGCTTTATATTGGCAAGTGTGCAAGATGGCGGTAGTTGTATTTATATGGTGGATACTAGAAATCCTGATTGGAAAAGTGCCTTTGAAAATATGGAGCCAGAAGGTAAAATTGCTAAGATCATGAAAAATACGAGGATGGTGCGGGAGAATTTAGAAGTTTTTACAAAACCTTCTTGGCAGAGAGAGCCGGTAAAAGTAGTAGGTTTTGAAGGACTCGATTTACCCATTGCCGCTAGGTTAATAGATAGTAAAAGTCTTTCGTTATTTGCTTCTCCTTGGAGTAAAGGAAAGCTGCAGGAGCCCTCATGGAGAAGTCCGTTGTATGAGGGAAATATATTCAAGGATAAACGAGATAAAAGAAACGAATATACCCGAAGTGAGGAGGATGTTTTTAATCATTTCTCTACTTATTTTGAAGGTAGTCAAGGAATTGCAACCTGGGCAGGTCATGGGAAT comes from the Saccharicrinis fermentans DSM 9555 = JCM 21142 genome and includes:
- a CDS encoding right-handed parallel beta-helix repeat-containing protein; amino-acid sequence: MTKNGLAGIKTDKLLRMKNMKNVCIIVINIIWLSFVSLRAETVIRLQPSSEDMTSIVRKAIDSAVDKDIKIIFEKGTYYFKPDYASDKYCFITNHENGLKKVIFPIENFDSVDIQGNGASLIFHGRVLPFMFSNCKRIDMKNLSVDWETPFTFQGEVMAVNKEEGWRDIKPSTEGFSWELKNGRIFFPNIDGFHFSSLGSTLSFDPETGDVAHGAWDLSSRPSKVEMRPGGIIRFYEKLKHYPKVGMILNSKGPKGENRYAPAVHVLSSKNITLDSVIVHHALGMGFLMEKTENASLLNCGVYVAKDSKRVVSTIADATHFCNCKGKILVQDCRLESMLDDGTNVHGTYVVVDEVLDDYTLRYGLEHFQQLGFDFASRGDQMWFIHQPNPERGIINRVSEVNTINDKYTVLRFKDKLPKNLKKGDILENKTWNPTFVMRGCSIQHHRARNIVIKTPEKIVIENNTLSSMMSSILFRGESYYWFESGAVKDVLIRNNEFKYCAYSGSEHAVMYVTPRLGKNFDSNIIYDRNIRFENNKIETFDNRIVIADRVDGLMIKDNVIEKVKSHPQLHPNAPLFELINCKNIVITGNKYKGTYPIAFKADEKSSSSLTVKNNLGFGKD
- a CDS encoding sulfatase encodes the protein MKNILFSAMLSVCMIFSIAHSSKAQQRPNIVVLFVDDLGWADLGYRNSLFETPNIDQLSEDGLDFERAYIASPSCSPSRASILTGKEPVRIGMVRHIIEEDNKMAYLKEGYNMWRKDPVQMPSINHLPLEEITYAERLKEFGYYNMFIGKWHSGTDKYHPIHQGFDAQYGTSNYGHPKGYYQPFFGKGNPLSNIGDDQYLTDVLTDEAERFISSYHKNKPFMLNLWYYNVHGPHHGRKDLVDKYKAKGMDSKYAEYGAMVEAMDESVGRVRAALEKKGIADNTVILFTSDQGGYFTNYPLRGKKNGGYTLNEGGARVPFIMYYPGLTKPGTKCHIPIQTLDVYPTLVEIASGKDQKDKQINGVSLMPLLKGEALNKRALYFLRSYEDQYSAIIEGDWKLIKYHSGNVQLYNVKEDMGEVSNLVFVYPKKTKELKKKLDAWEVEAVPDFTNSLSN
- a CDS encoding sulfatase-like hydrolase/transferase, yielding MKKIFIVYILCIAATLSFAQDKPNIIWIMAEDMSLDLECYGMKAVKTPHLNQLASEGIRFDNCFVTNPICSPSRSAMMTGTNQVKINAHHHRSNRDVPLSEPYKPFTYWLRKAGYTCILGHHGVMKKGRKIDVNFQHTAIGSWDGKQNFGLFDKYDTIMTADQPFFAQIQLVVTHRGDWWNEVRQQSFHRVDPNEVELPKYLADDPVIRMDWAKYLDQVEYMDGEVGMIMEELKEKNLLDNTLVIFIGDNGRCNIRGKGYLYDSGLRIPCIMYYPTALKGGAVRKDVVCATDITATILDFAGIEVPSYMTGKAIFDKHFRREYVYSARDLWDEVEEKMRSVTSGKWKYIRNDMPEKPWDAHQAYLEFYRPAVHVMRSLKNEGKLNEKESLFFADNKPVEELYDLENDPQELHNLALEVSYSAVLEKLRKITARYDKKMLSVDHTYHPIVPNSVDVLKWVQANKPLQYEEMQKGVEIGFKKMSEEYKAYKKHTK